One genomic segment of Coffea arabica cultivar ET-39 chromosome 6e, Coffea Arabica ET-39 HiFi, whole genome shotgun sequence includes these proteins:
- the LOC113691404 gene encoding syntaxin-121-like produces MNDLFSGSFSRFRSQDQSPDSHSIEMTNNTGGVNLDKFFEDVEAIKDELRDLETLHSQLHSSNEQSKTLHNAKAVKELRTKMDNDVSLSLKKAKFIKVRLEALDRSNAANRSIPGCGPGSSSDRTRTSVVNGLRKKLQDQMNQFSDLRQKMAGEYRETVQRRYYTVTGENPDEAVLDSLISTGQSETFLQKAIQQQGRGQVMDTIMEIQERHDAVKEIEKNLKELHQVFLDMAVLVETQGEQLDDIESQVQRASSFVRGGTQQLQVARKHQKNTRKWTCFGIILLLIIILIVVLSIRPWK; encoded by the coding sequence ATGAACGATCTTTTCTCCGGATCATTCTCGCGGTTTCGCAGCCAGGATCAGTCCCCGGATTCCCACAGCATCGAAATGACCAACAACACGGGCGGAGTCAACCTGGACAAGTTTTTCGAAGATGTCGAAGCAATCAAGGATGAGTTGAGGGATCTGGAGACCCTCCACAGCCAGCTTCACAGCTCCAACGAACAGAGCAAGACCCTCCACAACGCCAAAGCCGTTAAGGAACTCCGAACCAAGATGGACAACGACGTTTCTTTATCCTTAAAGAAGGCCAAGTTCATCAAGGTACGGTTGGAGGCCTTGGACAGGTCCAACGCCGCCAACCGTAGCATCCCGGGCTGCGGCCCCGGGAGCTCCTCGGATCGCACGAGGACCTCAGTTGTCAACGGCCTGAGGAAAAAGCTTCAGGATCAAATGAACCAGTTCAGCGACTTGCGGCAGAAGATGGCCGGGGAGTACAGGGAAACTGTCCAGAGGAGGTATTACACGGTGACTGGGGAGAACCCTGACGAAGCTGTTTTGGATTCGTTAATCTCAACGGGGCAGAGTGAGACATTCTTGCAGAAGGCAATACAGCAGCAGGGGAGGGGTCAGGTGATGGACACCATCATGGAAATTCAGGAGAGGCACGATGCAGTGAAGGAGATTGAGAAGAATTTGAAAGAGTTGCATCAGGTGTTTCTGGACATGGCTGTTTTGGTGGAGACTCAGGGGGAGCAACTTGATGATATTGAGAGTCAGGTTCAAAGGGCCAGTTCTTTTGTTAGAGGCGGAACACAGCAGCTGCAGGTGGCTAGGAAGCATCAGAAGAATACCAGAAAGTGGACTTGTTTTGGGATCATCCTCCTgctcatcatcatcctcatcgTTGTGCTTTCCATCCGGCCATGGAAGTAA
- the LOC113692841 gene encoding uncharacterized protein isoform X1, which yields MATIRTIDIAVNLTDGMFKGIYNGKKYHVADISAVLSRAWSAGVDRIIVTGGSLEESKEALAIAETDARLFCTVGVHPTRCKEFDESGDPKKHFQSLLSLAKEGVEKGKVVAIGECGLDYDRLHFCPSEIQQKYFEKQFELAYAMRLPMFLHMRAAAEDFCTILERNKERFCGGVAHSFTGSAEERDKLLSFSNIFIGINGCSLKTVENLDVVKGIPMERMMIETDSPYCEIKNTHAGINFVKTSWPSKKKEKHDPDYTIKGRNEPCTVRQVLEVVAGCKGIADIDQLSKKLYHNTCRIFFPQDVDSAADALLSGHDTAERSQHV from the exons ATGGCGACTATCCGAACGATTG ATATAGCAGTCAATCTCACTG ATGGTATGTTCAAAGGAATATACAACGGCAAGAAATACCACGTGGCAGATATTTCTGCAGTACTCAGCAGGGCTTGGAGCGCCGGTGTTGATCGAATTATT GTTACTGGTGGATCTCTAGAGGAATCAAAAGAAGCTCTTGCTATTGCTGAAACTGATG CAAGACTTTTTTGCACAGTTGGCGTGCACCCAACAAGATGCAAA GAATTTGATGAGAGTGGGGATCCCAAAAAGCATTTTCAGTCTCTTCTCTCACTGGCTAAAGAGGGGGTTGAGAAAGGAAAG gtgGTGGCAATTGGTGAATGTGGACTGGATTATGACAGGCTTCATTTTTGCCCGTCTGAGATTCAACAGAA ATATTTTGAGAAGCAGTTTGAACTAGCTTATGCAATGAGGCTTCCAATGTTTCTTCACATGCGAGCAGCTGCTGAGGACTTTTGTACCATTCTGGAGAGAAATAAGGAGCG GTTCTGTGGTGGGGTTGCTCACTCCTTTACAGGCAGTGCAGAAGAGCGTGATAAACTTCTttcattcagtaatatttttatAG GCATAAATGGTTGCTCACTGAAGACAGTTGAGAATCTTGATGTTGTTAAGGGCATACCGATGGAGCGAATGATGATCGAGACAGATTCTCCATattgtgaaataaaaaatactcATGCAGggattaattttgtgaaaaccTCATGGCCgtccaagaagaaagaaaaacatgaTCCAGACTACACCATCAAAGGTCGAAATGAACCCTGCACGGTACG GCAAGTGCTTGAGGTGGTTGCTGGCTGCAAAGGTATTGCTGACATAGATcaattgagcaagaaattgtaCCACAACACTTGCAG GATTTTCTTCCCTCAAGACGTTGACTCTGCAGCAGACGCACTTCTTTCTGGTCATGATACTGCTGAAAGATCACAGCATGTTTAG
- the LOC113692841 gene encoding uncharacterized protein isoform X2, whose product MATIRTIDGMFKGIYNGKKYHVADISAVLSRAWSAGVDRIIVTGGSLEESKEALAIAETDARLFCTVGVHPTRCKEFDESGDPKKHFQSLLSLAKEGVEKGKVVAIGECGLDYDRLHFCPSEIQQKYFEKQFELAYAMRLPMFLHMRAAAEDFCTILERNKERFCGGVAHSFTGSAEERDKLLSFSNIFIGINGCSLKTVENLDVVKGIPMERMMIETDSPYCEIKNTHAGINFVKTSWPSKKKEKHDPDYTIKGRNEPCTVRQVLEVVAGCKGIADIDQLSKKLYHNTCRIFFPQDVDSAADALLSGHDTAERSQHV is encoded by the exons ATGGCGACTATCCGAACGATTG ATGGTATGTTCAAAGGAATATACAACGGCAAGAAATACCACGTGGCAGATATTTCTGCAGTACTCAGCAGGGCTTGGAGCGCCGGTGTTGATCGAATTATT GTTACTGGTGGATCTCTAGAGGAATCAAAAGAAGCTCTTGCTATTGCTGAAACTGATG CAAGACTTTTTTGCACAGTTGGCGTGCACCCAACAAGATGCAAA GAATTTGATGAGAGTGGGGATCCCAAAAAGCATTTTCAGTCTCTTCTCTCACTGGCTAAAGAGGGGGTTGAGAAAGGAAAG gtgGTGGCAATTGGTGAATGTGGACTGGATTATGACAGGCTTCATTTTTGCCCGTCTGAGATTCAACAGAA ATATTTTGAGAAGCAGTTTGAACTAGCTTATGCAATGAGGCTTCCAATGTTTCTTCACATGCGAGCAGCTGCTGAGGACTTTTGTACCATTCTGGAGAGAAATAAGGAGCG GTTCTGTGGTGGGGTTGCTCACTCCTTTACAGGCAGTGCAGAAGAGCGTGATAAACTTCTttcattcagtaatatttttatAG GCATAAATGGTTGCTCACTGAAGACAGTTGAGAATCTTGATGTTGTTAAGGGCATACCGATGGAGCGAATGATGATCGAGACAGATTCTCCATattgtgaaataaaaaatactcATGCAGggattaattttgtgaaaaccTCATGGCCgtccaagaagaaagaaaaacatgaTCCAGACTACACCATCAAAGGTCGAAATGAACCCTGCACGGTACG GCAAGTGCTTGAGGTGGTTGCTGGCTGCAAAGGTATTGCTGACATAGATcaattgagcaagaaattgtaCCACAACACTTGCAG GATTTTCTTCCCTCAAGACGTTGACTCTGCAGCAGACGCACTTCTTTCTGGTCATGATACTGCTGAAAGATCACAGCATGTTTAG
- the LOC113692841 gene encoding uncharacterized protein isoform X3, producing the protein MFKGIYNGKKYHVADISAVLSRAWSAGVDRIIVTGGSLEESKEALAIAETDARLFCTVGVHPTRCKEFDESGDPKKHFQSLLSLAKEGVEKGKVVAIGECGLDYDRLHFCPSEIQQKYFEKQFELAYAMRLPMFLHMRAAAEDFCTILERNKERFCGGVAHSFTGSAEERDKLLSFSNIFIGINGCSLKTVENLDVVKGIPMERMMIETDSPYCEIKNTHAGINFVKTSWPSKKKEKHDPDYTIKGRNEPCTVRQVLEVVAGCKGIADIDQLSKKLYHNTCRIFFPQDVDSAADALLSGHDTAERSQHV; encoded by the exons ATGTTCAAAGGAATATACAACGGCAAGAAATACCACGTGGCAGATATTTCTGCAGTACTCAGCAGGGCTTGGAGCGCCGGTGTTGATCGAATTATT GTTACTGGTGGATCTCTAGAGGAATCAAAAGAAGCTCTTGCTATTGCTGAAACTGATG CAAGACTTTTTTGCACAGTTGGCGTGCACCCAACAAGATGCAAA GAATTTGATGAGAGTGGGGATCCCAAAAAGCATTTTCAGTCTCTTCTCTCACTGGCTAAAGAGGGGGTTGAGAAAGGAAAG gtgGTGGCAATTGGTGAATGTGGACTGGATTATGACAGGCTTCATTTTTGCCCGTCTGAGATTCAACAGAA ATATTTTGAGAAGCAGTTTGAACTAGCTTATGCAATGAGGCTTCCAATGTTTCTTCACATGCGAGCAGCTGCTGAGGACTTTTGTACCATTCTGGAGAGAAATAAGGAGCG GTTCTGTGGTGGGGTTGCTCACTCCTTTACAGGCAGTGCAGAAGAGCGTGATAAACTTCTttcattcagtaatatttttatAG GCATAAATGGTTGCTCACTGAAGACAGTTGAGAATCTTGATGTTGTTAAGGGCATACCGATGGAGCGAATGATGATCGAGACAGATTCTCCATattgtgaaataaaaaatactcATGCAGggattaattttgtgaaaaccTCATGGCCgtccaagaagaaagaaaaacatgaTCCAGACTACACCATCAAAGGTCGAAATGAACCCTGCACGGTACG GCAAGTGCTTGAGGTGGTTGCTGGCTGCAAAGGTATTGCTGACATAGATcaattgagcaagaaattgtaCCACAACACTTGCAG GATTTTCTTCCCTCAAGACGTTGACTCTGCAGCAGACGCACTTCTTTCTGGTCATGATACTGCTGAAAGATCACAGCATGTTTAG
- the LOC113692306 gene encoding 33 kDa ribonucleoprotein, chloroplastic-like has translation MSASSLSVAVATATATANSSSSSTPSSTSSLEHLYLSTIHFPFKPTKPINFCRVNHLLNSAPVPQVSRSLLVCASTAFDAFDAIQSTQVLEEEEQEEEEAEAEEIQDVEDENDGDTAAVSLSTEGRRLYVGNLPYAMTSSQLADIFAEAGRVASVEIVYDRVTDRSRGFAFVTMGSFEEAKEAIRLFDGSQVGGRTARVNFPEVPRGGEREVMESKIRSSNQGFVDSPHKIYAGNLSWGLTSQGLREAFQDQPGFLSAKVVYDRDSGRSRGFGFISFASAEEVDSALEAMNGVEVEGRPLRLNLAQQRSFISPPPAPETNSESDS, from the exons atgtCAGCTTCTTCTCTATCAGTGGCTGTTGCCACTGCCACTGCCACTGccaactcttcttcttcttcaaccccATCATCAACTTCTTCCCTAGAACACCTTTATCTGTCCACCATTCACTTCCCCTTCAAGCCCACAAAACCCATAAACTTTTGCAGGGTTAATCACCTTCTAAATTCTGCTCCTGTTCCTCAGGTCTCTCGCTCCCTACTTGTTTGTGCTTCGACTGCTTTTGATGCTTTTGATGCCATCCAAAGCACACAGGTcctagaagaagaagaacaagaagaagaagaagcagaagcAGAAGAAATACAAGACGTTGAGGATGAAAATGATGGGGATACAGCTGCTGTATCTCTATCAACTGAAGGTCGTAGATTATACGTGGGAAACTTGCCTTACGCGATGACCTCTTCCCAATTAGCTGATATCTTTGCTGAAGCTGGCCGTGTTGCTTCTGTTGAG ATTGTTTATGACAGAGTGACGGATAGGAGTCGAGGATTTGCATTTGTTACAATGGGGAGTTTTGAAGAAGCAAAGGAGGCAATTCGGCTGTTTGATGGATCT CAAGTTGGGGGCCGAACTGCAAGGGTGAATTTTCCTGAGGTGCCACGAGGAGGTGAGCGAGAAGTCATGGAGTCAAAGATCAGAAGCAGCAACCAGGGATTTGTAGATAGCCCACATAAGATCTATGCAGGAAACCTAAGCTGGGGTCTAACCTCTCAAGGCCTCAGAGAAGCTTTCCAAGACCAGCCAGGATTCTTGAGCGCCAAAGTCGTCTATGATAGGGACAGCGGAAGATCCCGAGGTTTTGGATTTATTAGTTTTGCGTCCGCTGAAGAGGTGGATTCTGCACTTGAGGCCATGAATGGAGTG GAGGTGGAAGGCCGGCCTTTACGGTTAAACTTGGCACAACAAAGATCTTTCATATCTCCTCCTCCAGCACCTGAAACAAATTCTGAGTCAGATAGTTAA